In the genome of Streptomyces sp. Tu 3180, the window CGAAGGGGTCGGTGCTCTGGCCCTCGGAGCCGCCGGGCGTCTCGGAGGCCGGCACGCGCAGGGGGGTCTGCAGGACCGCCCGTTCGTGGTCCTTCACCAGGAGGCAGACCGTTGACGGCTCGCCGTCGGTGTCGCGGACCCGCAGGTGGGAGGCGTACACCGGAATCACCCGGCCGTGGGCGCCCCTGATGCCGTAGCTGCCCTCCCAGCGGGAGAGCTGGAGCGCCTCGGCGATGCCGGTGCTGGTGCCGGGGGTGTGCGGCCAGGCGGCGAGGTCGGTCAGGGGCTTGCCGGTGACCTGCTCGGCCGTGTAGCCGAAGAGTTCTTCCGCGTCCTCGTTCCAGGCGGTGATGGAGCCGGTCCGGTCGATCTGGACGACGGCCACGCGGACCCGGGTGTCGGCGAGCGGGAGGAGGTCGGCCGGCAGGGACGGGCCGGCGGTGCGGGTGCCCACCGGGCGTTCGGGAAGATCGAGCTGGAACCAGACGGTCTTGTGGGTGGGCGTGTAGTCCACGCCCCAGCGGCCGGCCAGGGCCGCGCACAGCTGGAGGCCGCGGCCTCCCTCGCGGTCGGGGCTGCCCATGTTGACGGCCGAGCCCTGGACGGGGATCTCGCGCTCCGGGTACCGGTCGGCCACCTCGATCCGTACGGCGTCGTCGCCGCGCAGGCACAGCAGGTCGGCGGAGGTGCCGGCGTGGACCACGGCGTTGGTCACCAGTTCGCTCGTGAGGACCACCGCGTCGTCCACGATGTCACCGAAGCCCCAGCCCTGGAGGGTGTCGCGGACGAAGGAGCGGGCGCTCGCGACCGATCGTCCGACGGGCTCGAAGCTGGCGGCCGCGCGCGCGGTGATCACAGAACTCCTCGACCGGTCGTCGGCGTGCATGCTCCCATGGCCGTCGGGCTCGTGCCGCTGCTGCGGCAGGTCACCCGTCGGCCGTGGCTCCGGGGGCTGGTCCCCGGGGATCAGTCCGGTGGTCATGTGTGCGGCCGCCCCTCCGATGCCCGCTCGTCTCCCTGCCACCGCCCAGGCCGGACGGACCGGCGTGGCTGGACAGCCGGATGCAAGGTTACTTACCTTCGCGGTCCCAGCGGATGCCGGTCTGCTGTGTTTCCGTCCGGAGGTGTCTCACGTCCGGAGGGTGTGCGGACGATGTGCGAAGCTGCCGAACTGTTATGGCCTGGTTCGGCAGGGGTGAAACACTGGGCAGGCTTGTCGTGAAGTTCCGGGCGGACCGAGTGTCTTCCGCGGCGGGTGGGCAGCAGCCCCTCGGCGGTGTCCTGGTACGCCGGACAGGAATCGTAGTAGTGCGAAATCGCAGTAGTACAGGGAACAGGCAGCAACAACTGGTACGCCCCCAGGGGGTACCAGAGCACAGCAGTAACGGTCGACCCCTGCGGGAGGGACACAGTGGAGTCTGGCGCAGCGACGCGGGGCACGAAAGCGCGCGCGAAAGGCGGACCGTCCCTGAGCAACCCACGCAAGGCGCGGGGTGGGACCACCGTGGTGGACACGGTGGCCCTGAACCGGCTGCTGGCGGCTCTCGTGGCGATGCGGGACGGGAACTTCCGCAAGCGGCTCACGGTGTCCGGCGACGGCGTGATGTCGGAGATCGCGGCGGTCTTCAACGAGGTGGCCGACCGCAATCTCCATCTGACGGGTGAGCTGGCGCGGGTGCGCCGCATGGTCGGACGTGAGGGAAAACTCACCGAGCGGCTGGAGACGGGGGCCTCCGAGGGCTCCTGGGCGGCGGCGATCGACCACTCGAACGCGCTGGTGGACGATCTCGTACGGCCCGTGTCCGAGGTCAGCAGGGTGCTGTCCGCGGTGGCCGAGGGCGATCTGTCGCCGCGCATGGAGCTGCGGACGCAGGCGCCGGACGGGACCGGGCATCCGCTGCGCGGTGAGTTCCTGAAGGTCGGGCGCACCGTCAACAACCTGGTCGACCAGCTGTCGACGTTCACCGACGAGGTCACGCGCGTGGCCAGCGAGGTGGGCACCGAGGGCAAGCTGGGCGGGCAGGCGCGGGTGCGCGGGATGTCCGGTTCGTGGAAGGACCTCACGGACTCCGTCAACACCATGGCGGAGCGGCTGACCGCGCAGGTGCGCGACATCGCGCTGGTGACGACGGCGGTCGCCCGGGGTGACCTGTCCCGCAAGGTCACCGTGCACGTCGAGGGGGAGATGCTGGAGCTGAAGAACACCGTCAACACGATGGTGGACCAGCTCTCCGCGTTCTCCTCCGAGGTGACCCGGGTCGCGCGCGAGGTGGGCACCGAGGGCGCGCTCGGCGGGCAGGCCCAGGTGCCCGGGGTGGACGGGGTGTGGAAGGAGCTCACGGACTCCGTCAACACCATGGCCGGGAACCTGACGGCCCAGGTGCGCGGGATCGCCGAGGTGACGACCGCGGTGGCCAACGGCGACCTGTCGCGGAAGGTGACCGTGCCGGCGCGCGGCGAGGTCGCGCAGCTCGCCGAGACGATCAACCAGATGACCGAGACGCTGCGCATCTTCGCGGACGAGGTCACGCGGGTCGCCAACGAGGTCGGTGCCGAGGGCCGGCTGGGCGGGCAGGCGAACGTGCCGGGGGCGGCGGGGACCTGGAAGGACCTGACGGACTCCGTCAACACGGTGTTCCGGAACCTGACCACTCAGGTGAGGGACATCGCGGCGGTGACGACGGCGGTGGCCAACGGCGACCTGTCGCAGAAGGTCACCGTGGACGTGGCCGGCGAGATGCTGGAGCTGAAGAACACCGTCAACACGATGGTCGACCAGCTGTCCTCCTTCGGTGCCGAGGTCACCCGGGTGGCGCGCGAGGTCGGCGTCGAGGGCGAGCTGGGCGGGCAGGCGCAGGTGCCGGGGGCGGCGGGGACCTGGAAGGACCTGACGGACTCCGTCAACACGGCGTTCCGCAACCTCACCGGACAGGTGAGGAACATCGCCCAGGTGACGACGGCGGTGGCCAACGGCGACCTGTCGCAGAAGGTCACGGTCGACGTCTCCGGCGAGATGCTCCAGCTGAAGAACACCGTGAACACGATGGTGGACCAGCTGTCGAGCTTCGCCGACCAGGTCACGCGGATGGCCCGGGACGTGGGCACGGAGGGCCGGCTGGGCGGTCAGGCGCGCGTGGACGGCGTGTCGGGCACCTGGAAGGAGCTCACCGACTCCGTCAACTCGATGGCGGGCAACCTGACGTCCCAGGTGCGCAACATCGCGCAGGTCACGACGGCCGTCGCGCGGGGCGACCTGTCGCAGAAGATCGACGTCGACGCGCGCGGGGAGATCCTGGAGCTGAAGAACACCATCAACACGATGGTGGACCAGCTGTCGAGCTTCGCCGACCAGGTCACCCGGGTCGCCCGTGAGGTGGGCACGGAGGGCCGGCTGGGCGGTCAGGCGCAGGTGCCCGGCGTCGCCGGTGTGTGGCGGGACCTGACGGACTCCGTGAACGGCATGGCCGGCAACCTCACCGCGCAGGTCCGCAACATCGCCCAGGTGGCCACGGCGGTGGCCCGCGGCGACCTGTCCCAGAAGATCACCGTGGACGCGCGCGGGGAGATCCTGGAGCTGAAGAACACGCTGAACACGATGGTGGACCAGCTGTCGTCGTTCGCCCAGGAGGTCACGCGGGTGGCCCGTGAGGTGGGTACGGAGGGCATCCTCGGCGGCCAGGCCGAGGTGCAGGGTGTCTCCGGCACCTGGAAGGACCTCACGCAGTCGGTGAACGGCATGGCGAACAACCTCACCCTCCAGGTGCGCAACATCGCCGAGGTGACCACCGCGGTCGCCAAGGGCGACCTGTCGAAGAAGATCACCGTCGACGCCAAGGGCGAGATCCTGGAGCTGGTCACCACCGTCAACACGATGGTGGACCAGCTGTCGTCGTTCGCCGAGCAGGTGACCCGGGTGGCCCGCGAGGTGGGCACCGAGGGCATCCTCGGCGGCCAGGCCCACGTGCCCGGCGTCACGGGCATCTGGAAGGACCTGAGCGACAACGTCAACCTGATGGCCAAGAACCTGACCACCCAGGTGCGGAACATCTCCCAGGTCTCCGCCGCGGTCGCCAACGGCGACCTGACGCGGCAGGTCAGCATCGAGGCGCGCGGTGAGGTGGCGCAGCTCGCCGACACCATCAACATCATGGTGAAGACGCTGAGCGCGTTCGCCGAGCAGGTGACCAAGGTGGCCCGCGAGGTGGGCACGGACGGCATCCTCGGCGGCCAGGCGCACGTGCCGGGCGTGGCGGGCACGTGGAAGGACCTCACCGAGTCGGTGAACCAGATGGCGTCCAACCTGACCGGCCAGGTGCGCAACATCGCCATGGTGACGACGGCCATCGCCAAGGGCGACCTGACGAAGAAGATCGACATCGACGCGCGCGGGGAGATCCTCGAGCTGAAGACGACCATCAACACGATGGTGGACCAGCTGTCGTCCTTCGCCGAGGAGGTCACGCGCGTGGCCCGCGAGGTGGGCACCGAGGGGCAGCTGGGCGGTCAGGCACGCGTGCGGGACGTCGACGGCACCTGGCGGGACCTGACCGAGTCCGTGAACGAGATGGCCGGGAACCTGACCCGGCAGGTGCGTGCCATCGCGCGCGTGGCGACCGCGGTGACACGTGGCGACCTGAACCTGAAGATCGACGTGGACGCGTCCGGGGAGATCCAGGAACTCCAGGACTACATCAACAAGATGATCGCCAACCTGCGCGACACCACCATCGCCAACAAGGAGCAGGACTGGCTCAAGGGCAATCTGGCGAGGATCTCCGCGCTGATGCAGGGCCGCCGCGACCTGGAGGACGTGGCCTCGCTGATCATGAGCGAGCTGACCCCGGTGGTCTCGGCGCAGCACGGCGCGTTCTTCCTCGCGATGCCGCTGGTCGACGGCGAGGACCTGAGCGCCGCGGACGACGACCAGTTCGAGCTGCGCATGCTCGGTTCGTACGGCTACTCCATGGGCTCCATGCCGACGTCGTTCCGGCCCGGCGAGGGGCTGATCGGGACGGCGGCCGTGGAGAAGCGCACCATCCTGGTGGGGAACGCGCCCAGCGGCTACCTCAAGATCTCCTCGGGGCTCGGGGAGGCGCCGCCGGCACAGGTGATCGTGCTGCCGGTGCTGTTCGAGGGGAAGGTGCTCGGCGTCATCGAGCTGGCGTCGTTCACGCCGTTCACGGCGATCCAGAAGGACTTCCTCAACCAGATCGCCGAGATGATCGCGACGAGCGTCAACACCATCTCGGTCAACACCAAGACGGAGCGGCTGCTGGCGCAGTCGCAGGAGCTGACCGAGCAACTGCGCGAGCGGTCCGCGGAGTTGGAGCAGCGGCAGAAGGCGCTCCAGGCGTCCAACGCCGAACTGGAGGAGAAGGCCGAGCTGCTGGCCCGGCAGAACCGCGACATCGAGGTGAAGAACACCGAGATCGAGGAGGCGCGGCAGGTGCTGGAGGAGCGTGCCGAGCAGCTCGCGGTCTCCATGCGCTACAAGAGCGAGTTCCTGGCCAACATGTCGCACGAGCTGCGGACGCCGCTCAACTCGCTGCTGATCCTGGCCAAGCTGCTCGCCGACAACGCGGAGGGGAACCTCTCCCCGAAGCAGGTCGAGTTCGCCGAGACCATCCACGGCGCCGGGTCCGACCTGCTCCAGCTCATCAACGACATCCTCGACCTGTCCAAGGTCGAGGCGGGCAAGATGGACGTCTCCCCGACGCGCATCGCGCTCGTCCAGCTCGTGGACTACGTGGAGGCCACCTTCCGGCCGCTGACCGCGGAGAAGGGCCTGGATCTGTCGGTACGCGTGTCCCCGGAGCTGCCGGCCACCCTGCACACCGACGAGCAGCGGCTGCTCCAGGTGCTGCGCAACCTGCTGTCCAACGCGGTGAAGTTCACCGACTCCGGGTCGGTCGAGCTGGTCATCCGGCCGGCCCGGGACGACGTTCCGCAGGCCATCCGGGAGCAGTTGCTGGAGACCGGTTCGCTGACCGACCCGGACGCGGACCTGATCGCGTTCTCGGTGAGCGACACCGGCATCGGCATCGCGGCCAGCAAGATGCGGGTGATCTTCGAGGCGTTCAAGCAGGCCGACGGTACGACCAGCCGCAAGTACGGCGGCACGGGGCTGGGGCTGTCCATCTCGAGGGAGATCGCGCAGCTGCTCGGCGGTGAGATCCACGCGCAGAGCGAGCCGGGCCGCGGTTCGACGTTCACGCTGTACCTCCCGCTGCACCCGAGCGAGCTGCCCGCGCACGGCTACCAGCAGCCCGTGCCCGCCCTGGAGGCCCGGTGACCTCGTGGCATCGGCCGAGCTGACCGGGCCGCAGGTCGAGACGCCCGCCGAGGTGACGTCGTACCGGGCGACCCAGAACGGTCCGGCCGCGCTGTTCCGGCGCCGCCGCAGGGTCCTGCCCCAGCCGGAGCAGCGGCCCGCGCCGGAGCCGGAGCAGTGGTCGGGCGTGGAGCGGCAGGAGCCGGCGCCCCGGTCGCACCGCGGCATCCGCTTCGGCGGGCAGAAGGTGCTGATCGTCGACGACGACATCCGCAACGTCTTCGCGCTCACCAGCGTCCTGGAGCAGCACGGCCTGTCCGTGCTGTACGCGGAGAACGGCCGCGAGGGCATCGAGGTGCTGGAGCAGCACGACGACGTGGCGGTCGTGCTGATGGACATCATGATGCCCGAGATGGACGGGTACGCGACGACCACGGCGATCCGCCGGATGCCGCAGTTCGCGGGGCTCCCGATCATCGCGCTCACCGCGAAGGCGATGAAGGGCGACCGGGAGAAGGCGATCGAGTCGGGCGCCTCCGACTACGTGACCAAGCCGGTCGACCCCGATCACCTGCTGTCGGTGATGGAGCAGTGGATGCGGGGGGAGTGAGGGCGGCGACCGGAGAACGCACGAACGGGACGGGAAGCTTCCGTGTTCACACGAAGTTGCTCACGTGGTGTGCGCGAAGTCGTGTAGAAGTGCGGGAATCGGGGAACCTTCTGGTCCCACGCCGCGTTTCTGCTATGTGCACAGTGACATCGCGGTGACAGGGTGTGGCGACGGGCGGGGTGCGGCTACGATGACCGGCACAAGGACGGGCGGCGCAAGGGAGCCGTCGCCTGGGGCGGCACCCACCGGTGCTTTCCCAGGTCCTGCGGACAGGGGAGGCCCCACGCCGGGGCGAGGAGGGCGGGCCATGGTGCAGAAGGCCAAGATCCTCCTGGTCGATGACCGGCCGGAGAATCTGCTGGCGCTGGAGGCGATCCTCTCGGCGCTCGATCAGACGCTGGTGCGGGCATCGTCCGGGGAGGAAGCGCTCAAAGCGCTGCTGACGGACGATTTCGCGGTCATTCTGCTGGACGTCCAGATGCCGGGCATGGACGGTTTCGAGACCGCCGCGCACATCAAGCGGCGGGAGCGGACCCGGGACATCCCGATCATCTTCCTCACCGCGATCAACCACGGCCCGCACCACACGTTCCGCGGCTATGCGGCGGGTGCGGTGGACTACATCTCCAAGCCGTTCGACCCGTGGGTGCTGCGGGCGAAGGTCTCGGTGTTCGTCGAGCTGTACATGAAGAACTGCCAGCTGCGGGAGCAGGCGGCGCTGCTGCGGCTCCAGTTGGAGGGCGGCGAGAAGGACACGGGCGAGCCGAAGGAGTCGGTGGGCCTGCTCGCCGAGCTCTCGGCACGGCTCGCGGCCGTCGAGGAGCAGGCCGAGGCGCTCACCAAGCAGCTCAACGACGAGTCGACCGACGCGGCCGCGGTGGCCACGGCGGCACATCTGGAGCGCAAGCTCACGGGGTTGCGGCGGGCGCTGGACGCGCTGGAGCCGGGCACCGGCAGCGCGTCGTCGGTGTCCTCGCAGAACTGATCCCGGACGCAAGGGCCTTGTCCTGCCCCGGGGCGGGGCCCGGGCGTGAGGGTGTGTCAATTCCGCGGGCCCCGCGTCTCCTCCGCGTCCGTCCGCGGCCCCC includes:
- a CDS encoding response regulator — translated: MVQKAKILLVDDRPENLLALEAILSALDQTLVRASSGEEALKALLTDDFAVILLDVQMPGMDGFETAAHIKRRERTRDIPIIFLTAINHGPHHTFRGYAAGAVDYISKPFDPWVLRAKVSVFVELYMKNCQLREQAALLRLQLEGGEKDTGEPKESVGLLAELSARLAAVEEQAEALTKQLNDESTDAAAVATAAHLERKLTGLRRALDALEPGTGSASSVSSQN